In a single window of the Pseudoruegeria sp. SHC-113 genome:
- a CDS encoding ABC transporter substrate-binding protein, translating into MTTRFDPFRAQAGTAAPKSAKARRMLAAGAFALALPLAAPLAAQAETIAIAALVEPPSLDVANAYNANSRTVLGNVFEGLVGRDGATNEFVPELATAWEQIDDSTWQFTLRDGVTFHDGSPLTAAGVAEALAYVWSKDNGFQIRALGGPEMSFEAVSDMVVQVQTETPDPLLLTRVWQTYVPSAEHIRSHPEEWGQVAVGTGPYKVKDWTRGTSITLEDNESWWGSSAADAYGAIDFTEATFLFRPEPASRIAALQAGEVDFSERLPGELCKAALAENCIESPDTTSTYFRLDSTNPVLADHRIREAMSLAVDRETIGELLLGGAAPATMIVGPASTGYNRDLAPLPYDMEKARALVEAAKADGVPVEATPLKLATMSGGFIGNDQVMEVMLEQLKQIGITNVSAEVMERGPAWQDVFIHAPKPTDPTRGLIALHKHTNDPYDFASTVMAFYTCEGRLSVACNPEIDAKIAAAVSLVGAERQAALAEIAALTYQDLWYIPLHHEVRFHGISDRVSFEPPLHAGVRLTDIKLR; encoded by the coding sequence ATGACCACAAGATTTGATCCGTTCCGGGCGCAGGCGGGGACAGCCGCGCCCAAATCCGCAAAAGCGCGCCGGATGCTGGCCGCCGGGGCCTTTGCTCTGGCCCTGCCCTTGGCCGCGCCGCTGGCCGCGCAGGCCGAAACCATCGCCATCGCGGCGCTGGTGGAGCCGCCCTCGCTCGATGTGGCCAACGCCTATAACGCCAACAGCCGCACCGTTCTGGGCAATGTCTTTGAAGGGCTCGTGGGCCGCGATGGTGCCACCAACGAATTCGTGCCCGAGCTCGCCACCGCCTGGGAGCAGATCGACGACAGCACCTGGCAGTTTACCTTACGCGACGGCGTGACTTTCCACGACGGCTCGCCCCTCACCGCCGCCGGTGTCGCCGAGGCGCTGGCTTATGTCTGGAGCAAGGACAACGGCTTCCAGATCCGCGCGCTTGGCGGGCCGGAGATGTCCTTTGAGGCCGTTTCGGACATGGTGGTGCAGGTGCAGACCGAAACCCCGGATCCGCTGCTGCTGACGCGCGTGTGGCAGACTTACGTTCCGTCCGCTGAACATATCCGCAGCCACCCGGAGGAATGGGGGCAGGTGGCCGTGGGCACCGGGCCTTACAAGGTGAAGGACTGGACGCGCGGCACCTCGATCACGCTGGAGGACAACGAAAGCTGGTGGGGCAGCTCCGCCGCCGATGCCTATGGCGCGATTGATTTCACCGAGGCCACCTTCCTGTTCCGCCCCGAACCGGCTTCGCGCATCGCGGCGCTGCAGGCGGGCGAGGTGGATTTCTCCGAGCGCCTGCCGGGCGAGCTGTGCAAGGCCGCGCTGGCGGAGAACTGCATCGAGAGCCCGGACACGACCTCGACCTACTTCCGGCTCGACAGCACCAACCCGGTGCTGGCCGATCACCGCATCCGCGAGGCGATGTCGCTCGCGGTAGACCGCGAGACCATCGGTGAACTGCTTCTGGGCGGGGCCGCGCCCGCGACGATGATCGTCGGCCCGGCGTCGACGGGCTACAACCGCGATCTCGCGCCGCTGCCCTACGACATGGAGAAAGCCCGCGCGCTGGTGGAGGCCGCCAAGGCCGATGGCGTGCCGGTGGAGGCAACGCCGCTCAAGCTTGCCACCATGTCGGGCGGTTTCATCGGCAACGATCAGGTGATGGAGGTGATGCTGGAGCAACTCAAGCAGATCGGCATCACCAATGTGAGCGCCGAGGTGATGGAGCGCGGCCCGGCGTGGCAGGATGTGTTCATCCATGCGCCCAAGCCCACCGACCCGACCCGCGGGCTGATCGCGCTGCACAAGCACACCAACGATCCCTATGATTTCGCCTCCACGGTGATGGCGTTTTACACCTGCGAGGGGCGGCTTTCGGTGGCCTGCAACCCCGAGATCGACGCCAAGATCGCCGCGGCTGTCTCGCTCGTGGGGGCGGAGCGTCAGGCGGCGCTCGCAGAGATCGCGGCGCTCACCTATCAGGATCTCTGGTACATCCCGCTGCACCACGAGGTGCGCTTTCACGGAATATCGGACAGGGTGAGCTTTGAGCCACCGCTGCATGCGGGCGTGCGCCTGACCGATATCAAGCTCAGGTAG
- a CDS encoding ABC transporter permease, which produces MQTYILRRLFQSCFVAAAVLILVFFVGHVIGDPVELMLPAEASDELIAEMRAKFGFDQPLSVQFVAFLQRVATGFGDSLWQKAPALEIALQRIVPTLYLTMTVLALSLPLALLLGTLAAFNAGTWIDRAITVFTLGGISTVDFWLGLLLIIVFSLTLGWFPTSGYGSFSHVVLPALALSYRSVGRMAQITRSAMLDEYAKPYIHVARANGLPETTVFVHALKNASIPILTIAGDEMAMLMGGAIAVETVFAWPGIGRLLVQAIYHRDLFLIEAVVTVIVVVIILVNLLIDLAYAWLDPKLRYE; this is translated from the coding sequence GTGCAGACCTACATCCTGCGGCGCCTGTTCCAATCCTGTTTCGTGGCCGCGGCCGTGCTGATCCTTGTCTTCTTCGTGGGCCATGTGATCGGCGATCCGGTGGAGCTGATGCTCCCGGCCGAAGCCTCTGACGAGCTGATCGCGGAGATGCGCGCGAAATTCGGCTTCGATCAGCCGCTGTCCGTCCAGTTCGTCGCCTTCCTGCAGCGGGTGGCTACCGGCTTTGGCGACAGCCTCTGGCAGAAGGCCCCGGCGCTGGAGATCGCGCTGCAGCGGATCGTGCCGACGCTCTACCTCACGATGACGGTGCTGGCGCTTTCGCTGCCGCTCGCCCTGCTGCTGGGCACGCTTGCCGCGTTCAACGCAGGCACATGGATCGACCGTGCGATCACCGTCTTCACGCTGGGCGGCATTTCCACGGTGGATTTCTGGCTCGGGCTTCTGCTGATCATCGTCTTCTCGCTCACGCTGGGCTGGTTCCCGACCTCCGGCTACGGCTCCTTCTCCCACGTGGTGCTGCCCGCGCTGGCGCTCTCCTACCGTTCGGTAGGGCGCATGGCGCAGATCACCCGCTCCGCGATGCTGGATGAATATGCCAAACCCTATATCCACGTGGCCCGCGCCAATGGCCTGCCGGAAACCACCGTCTTCGTGCATGCGCTGAAGAACGCCTCGATCCCGATCCTCACCATCGCGGGCGACGAGATGGCCATGCTGATGGGTGGCGCCATCGCGGTGGAGACCGTCTTCGCATGGCCCGGCATCGGGCGGCTGCTGGTGCAGGCCATCTATCACCGCGATCTGTTCCTGATCGAGGCCGTCGTCACCGTGATCGTCGTGGTGATCATCCTCGTGAACCTGCTGATCGACCTCGCCTACGCCTGGCTCGACCCGAAGCTGCGCTATGAGTGA
- a CDS encoding ABC transporter permease, whose amino-acid sequence MSEAAAMTPPVTEAASALPDRPSASLYMRALLRDPVTLAALLFVLLLILCAVMPGVLAPYDPTAQSLRMRNSPPLAWPADGPVYLLGSDALGRDILSRIIYSARVSLLVAVCGVAVSGAIGIAAGVTAGTLRGRTDDVIMRLADLQLGFPFLMLALLVLYALGPSLANIILIFAIVRWPVYARVSRGLAMSLREAPYVEAARALGASNSWIIRRHILPNMSSPLIVLATMEVAKLILAEATLSFLGLGIQPPESSWGLMVAAGRDYVSLAWWLVAFPGMAIFLTALSANLLAAWLRAVSDPVQRWRWLLPRKPAQSDTNARKART is encoded by the coding sequence ATGAGTGAGGCCGCCGCGATGACCCCACCCGTGACCGAGGCCGCCTCCGCCCTGCCGGACCGCCCTTCCGCCAGCCTTTACATGCGCGCGCTGCTGCGCGATCCGGTGACACTGGCCGCGCTTCTCTTCGTGCTGCTGCTGATCCTCTGCGCGGTGATGCCCGGCGTGCTTGCGCCCTATGATCCCACCGCGCAATCGCTGCGGATGCGCAACAGCCCGCCGCTCGCATGGCCCGCAGATGGCCCGGTGTACCTGCTCGGCTCCGATGCGCTTGGCCGGGACATCCTGAGCCGGATCATCTACTCGGCGCGGGTCTCGCTGCTGGTGGCGGTCTGCGGCGTGGCGGTCTCGGGCGCGATCGGCATCGCGGCGGGGGTGACAGCCGGAACCCTGCGCGGGCGCACCGATGATGTGATCATGCGGCTGGCCGATCTGCAGCTGGGTTTTCCTTTCCTGATGCTGGCGCTGCTGGTGCTCTATGCGCTGGGGCCGAGCCTTGCCAATATCATCCTGATCTTCGCCATCGTGCGCTGGCCTGTCTACGCGCGGGTGTCGCGGGGGCTGGCGATGTCCTTGCGGGAAGCGCCCTACGTGGAGGCCGCGCGGGCGCTGGGGGCCAGCAACAGCTGGATCATCCGCCGCCATATCCTGCCCAATATGTCCTCGCCGCTGATCGTGCTGGCGACGATGGAAGTGGCCAAGCTGATCCTCGCCGAAGCCACGCTCAGCTTTCTGGGCCTTGGCATCCAGCCGCCGGAAAGCTCTTGGGGGCTGATGGTGGCGGCGGGGCGCGATTACGTTTCGCTGGCGTGGTGGCTCGTGGCCTTCCCCGGCATGGCGATCTTCCTCACCGCGCTTTCGGCCAACCTGCTCGCCGCATGGCTGCGCGCTGTCTCTGATCCGGTGCAGCGCTGGCGCTGGCTGTTGCCGCGCAAACCCGCCCAGTCCGACACGAACGCCCGGAAGGCCCGCACATGA
- a CDS encoding ABC transporter ATP-binding protein — MTRPATSETPPLLDVQSLRVTFATDLGQVAAVNGVDMRLERGETLVVLGESGSGKSVTAQAILGVVPQPPGQVSAARLSFEGQDLLALPARDYRALRGRDMALIFQDALTSLNPRFTIGTQIVQMLRHHRKLTRAAARARAEELLALVGIPDPAARLEAYPHQLSGGMRQRALIAMAVALDPRLLIADEPTTALDVTVQAQVLDLMQSLQARAGMGLILITHDLAVAERIADQVLVMYAGEIVEQAPKDALFARPAHPYTQGLMNSMPGHSRLGQKLTPIPGSPPDLRALPSGCPFRTRCSKAQAICAAEKPTRKALSATHSSLCHFAGDAP, encoded by the coding sequence ATGACCCGCCCCGCCACATCCGAAACGCCGCCCCTGCTGGACGTGCAGAGCCTGCGCGTCACCTTTGCCACCGATCTGGGCCAGGTGGCCGCCGTCAACGGCGTGGACATGCGCCTAGAGCGCGGTGAAACACTGGTGGTGCTGGGCGAAAGCGGCTCGGGCAAGAGCGTCACGGCGCAGGCCATCCTCGGGGTGGTGCCGCAGCCTCCGGGGCAGGTCAGCGCCGCGCGGCTGAGCTTCGAGGGGCAGGATCTGCTTGCACTGCCCGCGCGGGACTATCGCGCGCTGCGGGGCCGGGATATGGCGCTGATCTTTCAGGACGCGCTCACCTCGCTCAACCCGCGTTTCACCATCGGCACGCAGATCGTGCAGATGCTGCGCCATCACCGCAAGCTCACGCGCGCGGCGGCCCGCGCCCGCGCCGAGGAGCTGCTTGCGCTCGTGGGTATCCCCGATCCGGCCGCCCGGCTGGAGGCCTACCCGCACCAGCTCTCGGGCGGAATGCGCCAGCGCGCGCTGATCGCCATGGCCGTGGCGCTGGACCCGCGCCTGCTGATCGCCGATGAGCCAACGACCGCGCTCGACGTGACGGTGCAGGCGCAGGTGCTGGACCTGATGCAGAGCCTGCAAGCGCGCGCCGGGATGGGGCTGATCCTGATCACCCATGATCTGGCCGTGGCCGAGCGCATCGCCGATCAGGTGCTGGTGATGTATGCTGGTGAGATCGTGGAGCAGGCCCCGAAAGATGCGCTCTTCGCCCGCCCGGCGCACCCCTACACGCAGGGGCTGATGAACTCGATGCCGGGCCACAGCCGTCTTGGCCAGAAGCTGACCCCGATCCCCGGCTCGCCGCCCGATCTGCGCGCGCTGCCATCGGGCTGCCCTTTCCGCACCCGCTGCAGCAAGGCGCAAGCCATCTGCGCGGCGGAAAAGCCTACGCGCAAGGCGCTGTCCGCCACCCACAGCAGCCTCTGCCATTTCGCCGGAGACGCACCATGA
- a CDS encoding ABC transporter ATP-binding protein, whose translation MPAPVLSVRDLSCHFTSRRGPFYARQTQVVRALQAARFDLYPGRTVGIVGESGSGKSTLARCVMRLEVPTSGEILFDGQDLATASAQSLRPVRRHIQMVFQDPWASLNPRHTVGQILREPWQIHEGVVPQAQWEARVAELLELVGLNPSFAHRYPSQFSGGQRQRVSIARALALEPQVLILDEAVSALDVSVQAQILNLLAELQERLGMAYLFISHDLGVVRHLCHEIGVMYLGRIVEHGPTEAIFTAPRHPYTQALLSAMPDAPEAGRILLEGEVPSPLNPPSGCGFRTRCPKASAACAAGVPPFEPGETAPHRAACFHPVARA comes from the coding sequence ATGCCTGCCCCGGTGCTGTCGGTGCGCGATCTGAGCTGTCATTTCACCTCCCGCCGGGGGCCGTTCTATGCCCGGCAAACGCAGGTGGTGCGCGCGCTGCAGGCGGCGCGGTTCGACCTCTATCCGGGCCGAACGGTGGGGATCGTCGGAGAAAGCGGCTCCGGCAAATCCACGCTGGCGCGTTGCGTGATGAGGTTGGAGGTGCCCACCTCCGGGGAGATCCTGTTTGACGGGCAGGATCTGGCCACGGCCAGCGCGCAGAGCCTGCGCCCGGTGCGGCGGCATATCCAGATGGTGTTTCAGGATCCCTGGGCCAGCCTCAACCCGCGCCACACCGTGGGGCAGATCCTGAGGGAGCCGTGGCAGATCCACGAAGGCGTTGTGCCGCAGGCGCAATGGGAGGCGCGGGTGGCGGAACTGCTGGAGCTTGTCGGTCTGAACCCGAGCTTCGCCCACCGCTACCCGAGCCAGTTTTCCGGCGGGCAGCGCCAGCGGGTGTCCATCGCGCGCGCGCTCGCGCTGGAGCCGCAGGTGCTGATCCTCGATGAGGCGGTCTCGGCGCTGGATGTTTCGGTGCAGGCGCAGATCCTGAACCTGCTGGCGGAACTGCAGGAGCGGCTGGGCATGGCCTATCTCTTCATTTCCCACGATCTGGGCGTGGTGCGTCACCTCTGCCATGAGATCGGCGTCATGTATCTGGGCCGGATCGTGGAACACGGCCCCACTGAGGCGATCTTCACCGCGCCGCGCCACCCCTACACGCAGGCGCTGCTCTCGGCGATGCCGGATGCGCCGGAAGCGGGCCGGATCCTGCTGGAAGGCGAAGTGCCCTCACCGCTCAATCCGCCCTCGGGCTGCGGCTTCCGCACCCGTTGCCCCAAGGCGAGCGCGGCCTGTGCGGCGGGCGTGCCACCGTTTGAGCCGGGCGAAACCGCCCCCCATCGCGCCGCCTGTTTCCACCCGGTTGCAAGGGCCTGA
- a CDS encoding amidohydrolase family protein: protein MTIIDTHTHFHDPQAAGDLLWPSPGDAHYRTCLPATYRAEVGTRPVVAIETSPRRKDDLRLMRLAASDPLICAYVSNLQPLEPGFEARLTEAKQDAKWRGLRLRPIAAFDLAAPGLLAALDRLDGHGHVELGLQHADSLAALRALCLALPHIRFVLTHCARPAQAGAGSYDYRPFEGLENLYVKLSPPKEEDMAQAPVRVQLAGHVARLVGTLSPARLMFGSNWPVAPKPAAFEGWLAGVVSDAGGEVAQVYTHTAQDLYRP, encoded by the coding sequence GTGACGATCATCGACACCCATACCCATTTTCACGATCCCCAAGCGGCGGGCGATCTGCTCTGGCCCAGCCCCGGCGATGCCCATTACCGCACCTGCCTGCCCGCTACCTACCGCGCCGAGGTGGGCACGCGGCCCGTGGTGGCGATCGAAACCAGCCCCCGCCGCAAGGACGATCTGCGCCTGATGCGGCTGGCGGCCTCCGATCCGCTGATCTGCGCCTATGTTAGCAACCTTCAGCCGCTGGAGCCCGGTTTCGAGGCGCGGCTTACGGAGGCCAAGCAGGACGCCAAGTGGCGCGGCCTGCGCCTGCGCCCCATCGCCGCCTTCGATCTGGCCGCGCCGGGGCTGCTCGCGGCGCTCGACAGGCTCGACGGCCACGGCCATGTGGAGCTGGGCCTGCAGCACGCCGACAGCCTGGCCGCCCTGCGCGCCCTCTGCCTTGCGCTGCCCCACATCCGCTTCGTGCTGACCCATTGCGCACGCCCGGCGCAGGCGGGGGCGGGGAGCTATGACTACCGCCCCTTCGAGGGGCTCGAAAACCTCTACGTCAAGCTCTCACCGCCCAAGGAGGAGGACATGGCGCAGGCCCCCGTGCGTGTGCAGCTCGCGGGCCATGTGGCGCGGCTTGTCGGCACGCTGTCGCCAGCGCGGCTGATGTTTGGCTCCAACTGGCCCGTCGCGCCCAAACCGGCGGCCTTCGAGGGCTGGCTTGCGGGCGTTGTGTCAGACGCGGGCGGCGAAGTGGCGCAGGTCTATACCCATACGGCGCAGGATTTGTACCGGCCTTGA
- a CDS encoding DUF1513 domain-containing protein → MASRRAFLAGLIATSALPRATWAEAGGAAFLSAARAPDGAYHLCGLTARGEIAFTLPLPERGHAAAAHPHLAQAVAFARRPGTYALVIDCVSGDALARLETPQGRHFYGHGTFSADGTRLFTTENDYDAGLGVIGIWDAENGYARLGEFASGGTGPHDIQRLPDGKTLVVANGGIETHPDTGRLKLNIPTMRPNLTYLSADGTLLERVELEPAQRKNSIRHLAVDSSGTVAFAMQWQGDDAPELPLLGLHSRETGQLRFAPAASIPQMQGYLGSVAITPDGGALATTSPRSARLQVFAGTELTREAALEDVCGVAATKGGFIATSGTGLVVPPEGAPIRHPLAWDNHLIAI, encoded by the coding sequence ATGGCCAGCCGCCGCGCCTTCCTTGCCGGGCTGATCGCCACCAGCGCCCTGCCCCGCGCCACATGGGCCGAGGCCGGCGGCGCGGCCTTCCTTTCCGCCGCCCGCGCGCCCGATGGCGCGTACCACCTGTGTGGCCTCACGGCGCGGGGGGAGATTGCCTTCACCCTGCCCCTGCCCGAGCGCGGCCACGCAGCGGCGGCGCACCCGCATTTGGCGCAAGCCGTCGCCTTCGCCCGCCGCCCCGGCACCTATGCCCTCGTGATCGATTGCGTCAGCGGCGACGCTTTGGCCCGGCTGGAGACCCCGCAGGGGCGGCATTTCTACGGCCACGGCACCTTCTCCGCCGATGGCACGCGGCTCTTCACCACCGAGAACGATTATGACGCCGGGCTTGGCGTGATCGGCATTTGGGATGCGGAAAACGGCTACGCACGGCTGGGGGAATTCGCCTCCGGCGGCACCGGCCCCCATGACATCCAGCGCCTGCCAGATGGCAAGACGCTGGTGGTGGCCAATGGCGGCATCGAGACCCACCCCGACACCGGCCGTCTCAAGCTCAATATCCCCACGATGCGCCCCAACCTCACCTATCTCTCAGCAGACGGCACGCTTCTGGAACGGGTGGAGCTGGAACCGGCGCAGCGGAAGAACTCGATCCGCCACCTTGCAGTGGATAGCAGCGGCACCGTCGCCTTCGCCATGCAATGGCAGGGAGACGACGCGCCGGAGCTGCCGCTGCTGGGGCTGCATTCCCGTGAAACCGGCCAGCTGCGCTTTGCGCCCGCTGCTTCCATCCCCCAGATGCAGGGCTATCTGGGCAGCGTCGCGATCACGCCCGACGGCGGCGCGCTGGCCACGACCTCGCCCCGCAGCGCGCGTCTGCAAGTGTTCGCAGGCACGGAGCTCACCCGCGAAGCGGCGCTGGAGGATGTCTGCGGCGTGGCCGCCACGAAGGGCGGTTTCATCGCCACCTCGGGCACGGGCCTCGTGGTGCCGCCTGAAGGCGCGCCGATCCGGCATCCGCTGGCGTGGGACAATCACCTTATCGCCATCTGA
- a CDS encoding imelysin family protein: MRALAFALSLLTAAPALAAPDMARIVEGHVLPGYQALARETAHLADTAAQGCAPDSPELQTAYHAAFDAWVSVSHLRFGPSEQDDRAFALAFWPDPRSATPKALAGLIATEDPVVETPEAFTTVSIAARGFYALEYLLFDPHLVSAASPAYHCALVQAITSDIAANAEAILASWEGGYGALMIVPGNDTYRSETEAAQQMFTALTTGLEFTANARLGRPLGSFDAPRPTRAEARRSGRSLRHVVLSLTATRDLAALISGEDAGVDAAFADALARAEGLQDPTLAGVSDPASRFRIEALQQEVDALRRLLAEQVGPSLGLAAGFNALDGD, from the coding sequence ATGCGTGCCCTTGCCTTTGCTCTGTCCCTGCTCACCGCCGCCCCGGCGCTGGCCGCGCCGGATATGGCACGCATCGTGGAAGGCCATGTGCTGCCCGGCTATCAGGCGCTGGCGCGCGAAACGGCCCATCTCGCCGATACCGCCGCGCAAGGCTGCGCGCCCGACAGCCCGGAGCTGCAAACCGCCTACCACGCTGCCTTTGACGCTTGGGTCTCCGTCAGCCACCTGCGTTTCGGGCCTTCGGAGCAGGACGACCGCGCCTTCGCACTCGCCTTCTGGCCCGATCCGCGCAGCGCCACGCCGAAGGCGCTCGCCGGGCTGATCGCCACGGAAGATCCCGTGGTGGAGACGCCCGAGGCCTTCACCACCGTCTCCATCGCCGCGCGGGGCTTTTATGCGCTGGAGTATCTGCTGTTTGATCCGCACCTCGTGAGCGCGGCCAGCCCGGCCTACCACTGCGCGCTCGTACAGGCCATCACCTCCGACATCGCCGCCAATGCCGAAGCGATCCTCGCAAGCTGGGAAGGCGGCTACGGCGCGCTGATGATCGTGCCGGGCAATGACACCTACCGCAGCGAAACGGAAGCCGCGCAGCAGATGTTCACCGCGCTCACCACCGGGCTTGAGTTCACTGCCAATGCCCGCCTTGGCCGCCCGCTCGGCAGCTTCGACGCCCCCCGCCCCACCCGCGCCGAGGCACGGCGCTCAGGCCGCTCCCTGCGCCACGTGGTGCTGTCGCTCACCGCCACACGGGATCTAGCCGCGCTGATCTCAGGCGAAGACGCCGGCGTCGATGCCGCCTTCGCCGACGCGCTGGCGCGGGCCGAAGGGCTGCAGGATCCGACTCTCGCAGGCGTTTCAGATCCGGCCTCCCGCTTCCGCATCGAGGCCCTGCAACAGGAGGTCGACGCCCTGCGCCGCCTGCTCGCAGAGCAGGTCGGCCCCTCGCTGGGCCTTGCTGCGGGCTTCAACGCCTTGGACGGCGACTGA
- a CDS encoding di-heme oxidoredictase family protein yields the protein MFTRRALSLLALLTAAPAFAGPRDEPHLPIMPRTEAEAARVAKVTAPTEDFSKAQPFEANSAGAATVRAMETANAFSQPSANISFADELTFKVGNGLFRKLWVSSPSSTLASDGLGPLYNARSCQRCHLKDGRGHPPEGPEDNSISMFLRVSIPAASDALSEQIEGYLATAPEPTYGTQLQDFGLAGHLAEYRLQIDYEEIPVALAGGETAFLRKPSYTAADLGYGPLHPEAMLSPRVAPQMIGLGLLEAIPAADILALADEEDADGDGISGKPNIVWSVEFDQLMLGRFGLKAGAPTVRHQSAGAFTGDIGISNPLFPAPWGECTEAQADCRAAPHGDQDERGFEVDAEGLDLVTFYSRNLAVPARRNVEDPEVLRGKQLFYETGCTACHQPAFVTHRLEGQPEQSFQLIWPYTDMLLHDMGDGLADNRPEARADGREWRTPPLWGVGLTEQVSGHSYFLHDGRARSLLEAVLWHGGEAEAQRESVIAMPPPDRAALIAFLESL from the coding sequence ATGTTCACGCGACGCGCCCTTTCCCTGCTCGCCCTGCTCACCGCCGCCCCCGCCTTCGCGGGCCCGCGGGATGAGCCGCACCTGCCCATTATGCCCCGCACCGAGGCCGAGGCCGCCCGCGTGGCGAAGGTCACCGCGCCCACGGAGGATTTCAGCAAGGCCCAGCCCTTCGAGGCCAACTCCGCCGGGGCCGCCACCGTGCGCGCGATGGAGACCGCCAATGCCTTTTCCCAGCCCTCCGCCAATATCAGCTTCGCCGATGAGCTGACGTTCAAGGTCGGCAACGGGCTGTTTCGCAAGCTCTGGGTCTCCTCGCCCTCCTCCACGCTGGCCTCCGACGGGCTCGGCCCGCTCTACAACGCGCGCTCCTGCCAGCGGTGCCACTTGAAGGATGGCCGTGGCCACCCGCCGGAAGGCCCCGAGGACAACTCGATTTCCATGTTCCTGCGCGTGTCGATCCCGGCGGCATCGGATGCGCTTTCAGAGCAGATCGAGGGCTATCTGGCCACCGCGCCGGAGCCCACGTATGGCACCCAGTTGCAAGATTTCGGCCTTGCCGGGCACCTTGCGGAATACCGGCTTCAGATCGACTATGAAGAGATCCCCGTGGCCCTTGCCGGCGGCGAAACGGCCTTCTTGCGCAAACCCAGCTACACGGCCGCCGATCTGGGCTACGGCCCGCTGCACCCCGAGGCCATGCTCAGCCCCCGCGTTGCGCCGCAGATGATCGGCCTCGGCCTGCTCGAAGCGATCCCTGCCGCCGACATTCTTGCGCTCGCGGATGAGGAGGATGCCGATGGCGATGGCATCTCCGGCAAGCCCAATATCGTCTGGTCGGTGGAGTTCGATCAGCTCATGCTGGGCCGCTTCGGCCTGAAAGCGGGCGCGCCCACGGTACGGCACCAATCCGCTGGAGCCTTCACGGGCGACATCGGAATCTCGAACCCGCTGTTCCCCGCCCCCTGGGGCGAATGCACCGAAGCGCAGGCCGATTGCCGCGCCGCCCCCCATGGCGATCAGGACGAACGCGGCTTTGAGGTCGACGCCGAGGGGCTTGACCTCGTGACCTTCTACAGCCGCAACCTCGCCGTGCCCGCCCGCCGCAATGTGGAGGATCCCGAGGTGCTGCGCGGCAAGCAGCTGTTCTACGAAACCGGCTGCACCGCCTGCCACCAGCCAGCCTTCGTCACCCACCGGCTGGAGGGGCAACCGGAGCAGAGCTTCCAGCTGATCTGGCCCTACACCGACATGCTGCTGCACGACATGGGCGACGGGCTCGCCGACAACCGCCCCGAAGCGCGCGCCGATGGGCGGGAATGGCGCACGCCGCCGCTCTGGGGCGTGGGGCTGACAGAGCAGGTCTCGGGCCACAGCTACTTCCTGCACGACGGCCGCGCGCGCTCGCTGCTCGAAGCCGTGCTCTGGCATGGCGGCGAGGCGGAGGCGCAGCGGGAGTCTGTAATCGCCATGCCGCCCCCCGACCGCGCCGCCCTCATCGCCTTTCTGGAGAGCCTCTGA